The nucleotide sequence TCATCGAATGGCTGGACGAGACCCATCCCAATCCACCGTTATTGCCAAAGGATCCGCTGCGCCGCGCCAAGGTGCGCGCGTTCGCCATGGCGCTCGCCTGCGATACGCATCCGGTGCAAAACCTCAAGGTTCTGGCGCGCCTGCGCCAGCTCGGCCTGCCCGAGGAGAAGGTGACGGAGTGGGCGGCCTGGGTCAATCGCGAGGGATTGTCCGCCTGCGAAACGCTGGTCGCGGGCGAAGCCGGGCCGTTCTGCTTCGGCGACAAGCCTACCCTTGCCGACCTTTGCCTGATCCCGCAGCTCGGGAACGCGCGGCGCTTTGGCGTTGATGTTTCGGCCTATCCGCGTTTGCTGAAGGCAGAAGCCGCGGCCAGGGAAATGAAAGCGTTCGCCGATGCCGCGCCGGACAAGCAAGCCGATGCCGAGTAAGCCCTCACCCATCACCATGGATGCGGTCTATACCGCGCCCGGCTACCTGTTTCGCCGGATGCAGCAGATCGCGGTCTCGATCTTTGTCGAAGAGTGTAACGCGTTCGACCTGACGCCGGTGCAATATGCCGCGCTGGTGGCGATCCACACCCATCCCGGCATCGATGCCACGCGGCTGTCGGCGGTGATCGCATTCGACCGCTCCACGCTGGGCAACGTGATCGAGCGGCTGGAGAGCAAGGCGCTGATCGAGCGCAAGCCCTCGCGGGAGGACAAGCGCGTCAAGCAGCTCCATCTGACCAAATCAGGTGCCGCCGTGCTCCGCGACATCATGCCGTCGGTGGAACGCGCGCAGGCGCGAATGTTGCAGCCGCTGAAACCGGCCGACCGCAAGACCCTGCTGGCGCTGCTGACGCAACTCGTCGATCTCAACAACGAGGCCTCGCGCGTTCCGCTGCGCGCCGAAGACGCGCTGGAGCATCTGGGGAAGGCGGGGTGAGGGGCGTGGAGACGGGAAGTTGGCGTCAAAAACTCCGCTGTCGTCCCGGCCCTGAGCCGGGACCCATAACCACAAATATCTGAATTAGGCGGGCCGTGGCTGCAGCCCAAGGCCGCAATTGACAGCCGTGGCTATGGGTTCCTGCATTCGCAGGGACGACACCGAATCTGTTGAAGCAGCCCGCTACATCTTCATCAACGCCTGGCGGTCGATCTTGCCCGTTCCGGTCTTCGGCAATTCCCCGATAAACCTGATCTCGCGCGGATATTTGTAGGGCAGCAATTTTTCCTTGACGTAGTCCTGCAGCTTCTTCGTGGCTTTGTTCGGATCGAACTCACCCTTGTTCATCACCACCACCGCCTTCAGTGTCATGCGCCGATCCGGCAGTTCAGCGGCGAAAACCGCGCATTCCCTGATGTCGGGGTGTTCGGCGAGGCACAGTTCGACCTCGAGCGGGTAGACCCACTGGCCGGATATCTTGACCAAATCGTCGGCGCGACCGCGGAAGAAATGGAAACCGTCGGCATCGCGCAAGAAACGGTCGCCGGTGTAGATCCATCCCCCTTCACGGATGGTTTCCGCCGATTTGTCCGGCCGGTTCCAGTACAGCGGCGTGTTGGAATCGCCGCGCACCCACAAAATGCCTTCCTCATTGTCGCCGACCTCGCGCCCATCCTTGTCCTTCAACAGGATTTCGTAGCCGGGCACGCGCAGGCCCGCCGCGCCGAGCTTCTTCCTCTCGGGGCGGTTGGAAAGATAAATGTGCAGGGCTTCCGTCGAGCCGAGCCCCTCAATGATCTCGAGCCCCGTCAGCGCCTTCCAGCCGTTGAAGACGTCAGCCGACAGCACCTCGGCGGCCGACAGCGCCATTCGGAGCGAAGAGAAGTCCGTCGCCGCCGCACCCTCGGCCTTGGTCAGTGAGGTGTAGAGCGTGGGCAATCCGTAGAACACCGACGGCCGGTATTTTCCGATCGCCTCGAAGATCGTTGCCGGCTTCGGCTGGCCCGGCAGCAGCAGCGTCGCCGCGCCGACCGAGAACGGGAAGGTGATGGCGTTGCCAAAGCCGTAGGCGAAGAAAATCTTCGGCACCGAGAAACAGATGTCATCGGGTGTAAGCTTGAGCACGTTGCGCGCAAACGCCTGTTCGCTATAGGCCATGTCGTGCTGCAAGTGCACGATGCCCTTGGGGCGGCCGGTCGAGCCGGATGAGTACATCCAGAACGCCATGTCGTCGCGCTTGGTGTCGGCTTCCGGCACATCGGTCGGAAAGCCTTGCAGCCATTGCTGCGCAACCAAGGCTTTCGACACGGCGTGTTCGCCCGCTGCGCCATTGACCACGATCAGCGTCTGCAGCGGCGTGTCCTTGCAGGCCTCCGCATTGAACCGCGGCGCAAATTCGGCCTCCGCGACCGCGACCGCCGCACCGGCGTCCGAAAGGTAGAACTGCAGCAAATCCGGCGGCGTCAGCGTGTTGATCAACAACGGCACGAAGCCTGACCGCACCGCGCCGAAAAACGCCGCAGGATAGACCGCCGTATCGTCGAGGAACATCAGGATGCGGTCGCCGCGCTTCAGGCCCAGCGACTGAAAGCCGTGCCCCCATTGCGAAGCCTCGGCGCAGAGCTCTGCGTAAGTGCGCGCGCCGCCGGGGCCGGTCAGCGCCAGCCGGTCGCCGCGGCCATGGCTGAGATTGTCGAACAGGATGCGGCCGGCGTTATAATTTTCCGGAATCGAAAAGCCGATCTCGCGCGCGCCCGGATTGTCGCGCGGGACCAAATCGAAAATTTGCGACGTCATGCCTGGCTCCCGATGTTCTTTTTCGCCTCGTAGCGCGCCATGAATTCCGGCGACATCGCGCGCAGCCGCGCGTCGGCGATCCGCCCGGAGCGGGTGATATAACTGTAGGCAAAATCCATCAGGTCGAGCTTCATGTGTTCGGGGAAATGTTCGTACCAGTCCGCGCTGGTGCGCGCCGCCGTGACCAGCTTCTGCACGATCGGCTTGCGCTCGGCCTGGTAACGGGCGAGGGCCGCAGTGATATCGTTCTCCGCCTCTAGCGCCTTGGTCAGCGCGATCGCGTCTTCGATCGCGAGCCGGGTGCCCGAGCCGATCGAGAAATGCGCGGTATGCAGGGCGTCGCCGATCAGCACCATGTTGCCGTGCGACCAGTTCTCGTTCCAGATCCAGGGAAAATTGCGCCACACCGATTTGTTCGAGACCAGCGCATGGCCGTCGAGGGTGCCTGCGAATATCTCCTCGCAGATCGCCTGCGACTGCTCGATCGTCTTGTCCTCGAAACCGTAGGCCTGCCAGGTCGCCGCATCGCATTCGACCAGGAACGTGCTCATGGAGGGCGAATAGCGATAATGGTGGGCGTTGAATGATCCGAGACCGGTCTTCACGAAAGTCTGCGACAGCGTAGCAAAACGCTTGGCCGTGCCATACCAGGCGAATTTGTTGGTCGAGTGCGAAACCGAGGCGCCGAATTCCTTCTCAAAGCCACGGCGCACCAGCGAGTTCAGCCCGTCGGCGGCGACGATCAGGTCGTATCCGCCGAGCTCGTCCAATGACTGGATCGTGGTGCTGTATCGCGCCGCGATTCCTGCTGCGCGCACGCGCTGCTGCAGGATGGTCAAGAGTT is from Bradyrhizobium sp. AZCC 2176 and encodes:
- the maiA gene encoding maleylacetoacetate isomerase, encoding MKLHGYFRSSAAYRVRIALNLKGLTAEHLPHHLRKGEQIAPAYLAINPQGLVPTLEDGTGGVLTQSLAIIEWLDETHPNPPLLPKDPLRRAKVRAFAMALACDTHPVQNLKVLARLRQLGLPEEKVTEWAAWVNREGLSACETLVAGEAGPFCFGDKPTLADLCLIPQLGNARRFGVDVSAYPRLLKAEAAAREMKAFADAAPDKQADAE
- a CDS encoding MarR family winged helix-turn-helix transcriptional regulator, with amino-acid sequence MPSKPSPITMDAVYTAPGYLFRRMQQIAVSIFVEECNAFDLTPVQYAALVAIHTHPGIDATRLSAVIAFDRSTLGNVIERLESKALIERKPSREDKRVKQLHLTKSGAAVLRDIMPSVERAQARMLQPLKPADRKTLLALLTQLVDLNNEASRVPLRAEDALEHLGKAG
- a CDS encoding benzoate-CoA ligase family protein; this encodes MTSQIFDLVPRDNPGAREIGFSIPENYNAGRILFDNLSHGRGDRLALTGPGGARTYAELCAEASQWGHGFQSLGLKRGDRILMFLDDTAVYPAAFFGAVRSGFVPLLINTLTPPDLLQFYLSDAGAAVAVAEAEFAPRFNAEACKDTPLQTLIVVNGAAGEHAVSKALVAQQWLQGFPTDVPEADTKRDDMAFWMYSSGSTGRPKGIVHLQHDMAYSEQAFARNVLKLTPDDICFSVPKIFFAYGFGNAITFPFSVGAATLLLPGQPKPATIFEAIGKYRPSVFYGLPTLYTSLTKAEGAAATDFSSLRMALSAAEVLSADVFNGWKALTGLEIIEGLGSTEALHIYLSNRPERKKLGAAGLRVPGYEILLKDKDGREVGDNEEGILWVRGDSNTPLYWNRPDKSAETIREGGWIYTGDRFLRDADGFHFFRGRADDLVKISGQWVYPLEVELCLAEHPDIRECAVFAAELPDRRMTLKAVVVMNKGEFDPNKATKKLQDYVKEKLLPYKYPREIRFIGELPKTGTGKIDRQALMKM
- a CDS encoding FAD-dependent monooxygenase, coding for MRIAVIGGGPGGLYFAYLWKRRHPEARIDLFEQNPEGATWGFGVVFSEQALEFLRADDPETVDAITPRMESWKNITLNLRGQSVEIDGIGFSSIGRLELLTILQQRVRAAGIAARYSTTIQSLDELGGYDLIVAADGLNSLVRRGFEKEFGASVSHSTNKFAWYGTAKRFATLSQTFVKTGLGSFNAHHYRYSPSMSTFLVECDAATWQAYGFEDKTIEQSQAICEEIFAGTLDGHALVSNKSVWRNFPWIWNENWSHGNMVLIGDALHTAHFSIGSGTRLAIEDAIALTKALEAENDITAALARYQAERKPIVQKLVTAARTSADWYEHFPEHMKLDLMDFAYSYITRSGRIADARLRAMSPEFMARYEAKKNIGSQA